One part of the Bacillales bacterium genome encodes these proteins:
- a CDS encoding antibiotic biosynthesis monooxygenase codes for MDERACTPEPPYYAVIFSSQRTEGDNGYGKMSEKMTRLAAKQPGFLGIESARDDDLGITVSYWESLDAIQAWKKHAAHQFAQQKGKDEWYKNYTVRICKVERDYAFEK; via the coding sequence ATGGACGAACGCGCCTGCACGCCCGAGCCCCCGTATTATGCGGTGATCTTCAGCTCGCAAAGAACCGAAGGCGATAACGGCTACGGCAAAATGTCAGAAAAAATGACGAGGCTGGCAGCCAAACAACCGGGATTTCTCGGCATCGAAAGTGCACGGGACGACGATCTAGGCATTACCGTTTCCTACTGGGAGTCTTTAGACGCGATTCAAGCTTGGAAAAAACATGCCGCCCATCAATTCGCCCAGCAAAAAGGGAAAGACGAGTGGTATAAAAATTACACGGTGCGCATTTGTAAGGTGGAAAGAGATTACGCGTTTGAGAAATAA
- a CDS encoding DoxX family protein, whose protein sequence is MVSKFLQENKYSSLLLAGIRLFLGWKWFHAGWSKLASGGFDASGFLRGAVKKVSGEHPAVQPWWGEALEAVVLPNVEVFNVLIPWAEFLVGIGLIFGLFTSAAAFFGVVMNFAYMFSGSAGINPLMALLGIFLITAGWNAGKIGFDRWVIEYFRKRTGKSRSLTA, encoded by the coding sequence ATGGTTTCGAAGTTTCTGCAAGAAAATAAGTATTCGTCTCTTTTGTTGGCCGGCATTCGTTTGTTCCTTGGATGGAAGTGGTTTCATGCGGGATGGAGCAAACTCGCAAGCGGCGGTTTCGATGCAAGTGGATTTCTTCGCGGCGCCGTCAAAAAAGTTTCTGGCGAGCATCCGGCCGTACAGCCGTGGTGGGGAGAAGCGTTGGAAGCTGTTGTCCTGCCGAATGTCGAAGTATTTAATGTGCTCATTCCATGGGCAGAGTTTCTCGTCGGTATCGGCTTGATTTTCGGACTCTTTACGAGCGCCGCTGCATTTTTCGGCGTCGTCATGAACTTTGCCTATATGTTTTCCGGTTCAGCAGGGATCAATCCGTTGATGGCATTACTCGGCATCTTCTTGATCACTGCCGGATGGAACGCAGGAAAGATCGGATTCGACCGTTGGGTGATCGAGTATTTCCGAAAACGGACGGGGAAATCAAGGTCGTTGACGGCGTGA
- a CDS encoding FAD-dependent oxidoreductase, which yields MYDILIVGGGPAGQSAAIFTAKAGKKTLILDDAKGLTQRAWVRNHYGVQDAKGGDLVEEGHKQTEQFGAEVKKATVTNIVKEGDTFKAETKDGDTYEASYVILTTGANQKLAETIGLETKDGVEPYVKKVVVTDEEGRTSTKGIWAAGTAGGVSVHTIITSGDGARVAVNLLSELKGERHVDHDSL from the coding sequence ATGTACGACATTCTCATTGTTGGCGGCGGTCCAGCAGGTCAGAGCGCAGCGATTTTCACCGCCAAGGCAGGCAAGAAAACGTTGATTCTTGATGACGCAAAGGGCCTCACCCAGCGCGCATGGGTGCGCAACCATTACGGAGTGCAAGACGCCAAAGGCGGCGACCTCGTCGAAGAAGGACATAAGCAAACGGAACAGTTCGGCGCGGAAGTGAAAAAGGCGACCGTGACGAACATCGTCAAAGAAGGCGACACGTTCAAAGCCGAAACGAAAGACGGCGATACTTACGAAGCGTCCTACGTGATCTTGACGACGGGCGCCAATCAAAAATTGGCGGAAACGATCGGGCTTGAGACGAAGGACGGCGTCGAGCCGTATGTGAAAAAAGTGGTCGTCACGGACGAAGAAGGACGGACGAGCACGAAAGGCATTTGGGCCGCAGGCACCGCCGGAGGGGTGAGCGTGCATACGATCATCACGAGCGGCGACGGCGCAAGAGTGGCGGTCAATTTGCTGAGCGAGCTGAAAGGCGAGCGGCACGTCGACCACGATTCTTTGTAA
- the rarD gene encoding EamA family transporter RarD, translated as MRTPEESELRLGGWAAFGAYFLWGILPIYWKWITGATAEEILAHRIIWSFVFMLLVLGVMKKMTLLKKDFTFLRKNRTKMAIMISASLVITVNWYMFIWAVDHDHVVQASLGYYINPLVSVLLGIVFLKEKLSLLQIVSFLLATVGVLIMTFHAGTFPWISLILAFSFGTYGLLKKKVHVRAMTGLTIETAFITPAALLYLLAFNTSPDRLLPLGDVRLLLLLLGTGIVTAVPLLLFAAGANRISLAMIGFLQYIAPTIMLFIGTLVYDEPFNADDLAAFVMIWISLVLFTGSRTKRLQRLEHKIIGKHLAH; from the coding sequence ATGAGAACACCGGAAGAAAGCGAACTGCGGCTCGGGGGATGGGCGGCCTTCGGGGCCTATTTTCTTTGGGGCATCTTACCGATTTATTGGAAATGGATCACTGGTGCGACGGCGGAGGAAATTCTCGCGCACCGGATCATTTGGTCTTTTGTGTTCATGCTGCTCGTCTTGGGCGTCATGAAAAAGATGACCCTTCTCAAGAAAGACTTTACGTTTTTGCGAAAAAATCGCACGAAGATGGCGATTATGATTTCCGCCTCGCTCGTCATCACCGTGAACTGGTACATGTTCATCTGGGCGGTCGACCACGATCACGTCGTGCAAGCGAGCCTCGGCTACTACATCAACCCGCTCGTCAGTGTCCTGCTCGGTATCGTTTTTCTGAAGGAAAAACTTTCGCTCCTGCAGATCGTGTCTTTCCTATTGGCGACGGTCGGCGTGCTCATCATGACCTTTCATGCAGGCACATTTCCATGGATTTCGCTCATCCTCGCCTTCAGCTTCGGCACGTACGGCCTGCTGAAGAAAAAGGTGCACGTGCGCGCCATGACCGGCCTCACGATCGAAACCGCCTTCATCACCCCTGCGGCGCTGCTCTATTTGCTCGCGTTCAACACGTCACCCGACCGCCTGCTCCCGCTCGGCGACGTCCGCTTGCTGCTGCTCTTGCTCGGCACCGGCATCGTTACCGCCGTGCCGCTGTTGTTGTTCGCCGCCGGCGCGAACCGCATTTCGCTGGCGATGATCGGCTTCCTGCAATACATCGCGCCTACAATCATGCTGTTCATCGGCACGCTCGTCTACGACGAGCCGTTTAACGCAGACGACCTCGCGGCCTTTGTAATGATCTGGATTTCGCTCGTGCTTTTCACCGGGTCGCGTACGAAAAGATTGCAGCGCCTCGAACATAAAATCATCGGCAAGCATCTTGCCCATTGA
- the gatC gene encoding Asp-tRNA(Asn)/Glu-tRNA(Gln) amidotransferase subunit GatC produces the protein MTRLNKQDVEHVAHLARLSFGEEELERFTKQLDDIIEFAEQLNELDTENVEPTTHVLELSNILREDESRVWLTREEALKNAPDQQDGQVKVPSVLE, from the coding sequence ATGACCCGTTTGAATAAACAAGACGTGGAACATGTCGCCCATCTCGCTCGTTTGTCTTTCGGCGAAGAAGAGCTTGAAAGGTTCACGAAGCAGCTGGACGATATTATCGAATTTGCGGAGCAATTGAACGAATTGGATACAGAAAACGTTGAACCGACGACGCATGTGCTCGAATTGAGCAACATATTGCGCGAAGACGAGTCAAGAGTATGGTTGACGCGTGAAGAGGCACTGAAAAATGCGCCGGATCAACAGGACGGCCAGGTGAAAGTTCCGTCGGTCCTCGAATAA
- the gatA gene encoding Asp-tRNA(Asn)/Glu-tRNA(Gln) amidotransferase subunit GatA, whose amino-acid sequence MSLFDKKVPELHRLLHKKELSAADLVDASYKRISEVDGEIQAFLTLDEEKARAAAKKLDDHRGTDREHGLLYGVPIGLKDNIVTKGLKTTAGSQLLANFEPMHDATVVEKLRDAETVTIGKLNMDEFAMGSSNENSGFRPVRNPWNTDYVPGGSSGGSAAAVAAGEVPFALGSDTGGSIRQPAAFCGVVGMKPTYGRVSRFGLIAFASSLDQIGPITNSVEDNAYLLQAIAGHDKMDSTSADVDVDDYLSALTGDVKGLKIAVPEEYLGEGVQPEVKARVEEALKQLEALGATWEEVSLPHSKYAVATYYLLASSEASANLARFDGVRYGVRKEADNLIEMYKKTRSEGFGDEVKRRIMLGTFALSSGYYDAYYKKAQKVRTLIKKDFEDVFENYDVILGPTTPTPAFKIGEKIDDPLTMYANDILTIPVNLAGVPAISVPCGLADGLPVGLQIIGKAFDESTVYRVAHAFEQATEHHQLRPSLEGVGR is encoded by the coding sequence ATGTCTTTGTTTGATAAAAAAGTGCCGGAATTGCACCGGTTGCTGCATAAAAAAGAACTGTCGGCGGCTGACCTCGTCGACGCTTCTTATAAAAGAATCAGCGAAGTCGACGGCGAGATTCAGGCATTCCTGACGCTGGACGAAGAAAAAGCGCGCGCAGCCGCGAAGAAACTGGACGATCACCGCGGCACAGACCGTGAACACGGGCTGTTGTACGGCGTGCCGATTGGCTTGAAAGACAACATCGTCACGAAAGGCTTGAAGACGACCGCAGGGAGCCAGTTGCTGGCGAATTTTGAGCCGATGCACGATGCGACCGTCGTGGAGAAGCTTCGGGACGCGGAAACGGTGACGATCGGGAAATTGAATATGGACGAGTTCGCGATGGGCTCGTCCAATGAAAATTCCGGCTTCCGCCCGGTCCGTAATCCGTGGAACACGGATTACGTGCCGGGCGGATCGAGCGGAGGCTCGGCCGCCGCGGTAGCGGCGGGCGAAGTGCCGTTCGCGCTAGGGTCGGATACGGGCGGATCGATCCGCCAGCCGGCCGCGTTTTGCGGCGTCGTCGGCATGAAGCCGACGTACGGGCGCGTGTCGCGGTTCGGGCTGATTGCGTTTGCTTCTTCGCTCGATCAGATCGGCCCGATCACGAATTCGGTGGAGGACAACGCGTACTTGCTGCAAGCGATCGCCGGTCACGACAAGATGGATTCGACGTCGGCGGACGTGGACGTCGATGACTACTTGTCGGCGTTGACGGGCGATGTGAAGGGCTTGAAGATCGCGGTGCCGGAGGAGTATTTGGGCGAAGGCGTGCAGCCGGAAGTGAAGGCGCGCGTCGAGGAAGCGCTGAAGCAGTTGGAAGCGCTCGGAGCGACATGGGAAGAAGTGTCCCTGCCGCATTCGAAGTATGCGGTGGCGACGTATTATTTGCTGGCGTCGTCGGAAGCGTCGGCGAACTTGGCGCGCTTTGACGGCGTACGGTACGGAGTTCGCAAAGAGGCGGACAATTTGATTGAAATGTATAAAAAAACGCGCAGCGAAGGTTTCGGAGACGAAGTGAAGCGCCGGATCATGCTCGGCACTTTTGCGCTCAGCTCCGGATATTACGATGCGTATTATAAAAAAGCGCAAAAGGTGCGCACGTTGATCAAGAAAGACTTCGAAGATGTGTTTGAAAACTACGATGTCATTCTCGGGCCGACAACACCGACGCCGGCGTTTAAGATCGGCGAGAAGATCGACGATCCGCTGACGATGTATGCGAATGACATTTTGACGATTCCGGTGAACTTGGCCGGCGTACCGGCGATTTCTGTACCGTGCGGTTTGGCTGACGGCTTGCCGGTCGGTTTGCAAATCATCGGAAAAGCGTTTGACGAAAGCACGGTGTATCGCGTCGCGCATGCGTTCGAGCAGGCGACGGAGCATCATCAGTTAAGACCGTCCTTGGAAGGAGTGGGACGATGA
- the gatB gene encoding Asp-tRNA(Asn)/Glu-tRNA(Gln) amidotransferase subunit GatB — MNNFETIIGLEVHVELKTESKIFCGCSTEFGAPPNTHTCPICLGHPGVLPVMNRQAVDFAMRAAMALNCEIATDTKFDRKNYFYPDNPKAYQISQFDKPIGENGFIEIEVGGKKKKIGITRLHLEEDAGKLTHADDGDHSLVDFNRVGTPLVEIVSEPDMRTPEEAYAYLEKLKAIIQYTGVSDCKMEEGSLRCDANLSIRPYGQDEFGTKTELKNLNSFSYVQKGLEFEEQRQQKVLITGGIIEQETRRFDEATKETILMRVKEGSDDYRYFPEPDLVKLHIDDDWKQRVREEIPELPDTRRERYMQMFTLSEYDASVLVQTKAISDFFDETVKAGADPKQAANWLMGEVSGYLNSKNAEITEVPMQPEGLAKLIQLIEKGTISSKIAKKVFKALIEKGEDPEEFVKAKGLMQISDEGELRKIIMPILEENEQSMIDYKNGKDRALGFLVGQVMKASKGKGNPQMVNKIILEEIDKL, encoded by the coding sequence ATGAACAACTTTGAAACGATCATCGGGCTCGAAGTCCATGTGGAATTAAAGACGGAATCAAAAATTTTCTGCGGCTGTTCGACTGAATTCGGCGCCCCGCCGAATACGCACACATGCCCGATCTGTCTCGGCCATCCCGGGGTGCTCCCGGTGATGAATCGGCAGGCCGTCGATTTCGCGATGCGCGCTGCGATGGCGTTGAATTGCGAAATCGCGACGGACACGAAGTTCGACCGCAAAAACTATTTTTATCCGGACAACCCGAAAGCTTATCAAATCTCGCAATTTGACAAGCCGATCGGCGAGAACGGCTTTATTGAAATTGAGGTCGGCGGCAAGAAGAAAAAGATCGGCATCACCCGTCTTCACCTTGAAGAGGATGCCGGCAAGCTGACACACGCGGACGACGGCGATCATTCGTTGGTTGACTTCAACCGTGTCGGCACGCCGCTCGTTGAAATCGTATCCGAACCGGACATGCGTACGCCGGAAGAAGCGTATGCGTATCTTGAGAAGCTGAAGGCGATCATCCAATATACAGGCGTATCGGACTGTAAAATGGAAGAAGGTTCGCTGCGCTGTGACGCCAACTTATCAATTCGTCCGTACGGGCAAGACGAGTTTGGCACGAAAACCGAGTTGAAAAACTTGAACTCGTTTTCGTACGTGCAAAAGGGCTTGGAATTCGAAGAACAGCGCCAGCAAAAAGTACTCATCACCGGCGGTATCATCGAGCAGGAAACACGCCGTTTCGACGAAGCGACGAAGGAAACGATTCTCATGCGTGTGAAAGAAGGATCGGACGACTATCGGTACTTCCCGGAACCGGACCTCGTGAAGCTGCACATCGACGACGATTGGAAGCAGCGCGTGCGCGAAGAAATTCCGGAGCTGCCGGACACACGTCGCGAGCGTTACATGCAAATGTTCACGTTGTCGGAATACGACGCGAGCGTGCTCGTGCAAACGAAAGCGATCTCGGATTTCTTCGATGAAACGGTGAAAGCAGGTGCGGATCCGAAGCAAGCCGCTAACTGGCTGATGGGCGAGGTATCCGGATATTTGAATTCGAAAAACGCAGAGATCACGGAAGTGCCGATGCAGCCGGAAGGATTGGCGAAGCTAATCCAGCTGATTGAGAAAGGCACGATATCTTCGAAAATCGCGAAGAAAGTGTTTAAAGCCTTGATTGAAAAAGGCGAGGATCCGGAGGAATTTGTAAAAGCGAAAGGCTTAATGCAAATTTCCGACGAAGGCGAACTTCGCAAGATCATCATGCCGATTCTCGAAGAGAACGAACAGTCGATGATTGATTATAAAAACGGCAAAGACCGGGCGCTCGGCTTCCTCGTCGGGCAAGTCATGAAAGCCTCAAAAGGCAAAGGCAATCCGCAAATGGTCAACAAGATCATTTTGGAGGAAATTGATAAATTGTAG